The Solanum lycopersicum chromosome 6, SLM_r2.1 genome has a window encoding:
- the LOC101243897 gene encoding endochitinase PR4-like, translated as MINFSSRILLILLLTCTIAIIIIPKLASTQYCGCTEGLCCSRWGYCGSGKAYCGQGCQGGPCYNSSTKNYNHNINNNNNNNTNRVSDIVSESFFNGIANQAASNCEGKGFYTRSVFLEALKSYPEFATIGFSDDDNKREIAAFFAHVTHETGQMCYINEINGSSRDYCDMTNSEYPCVSGQNYYGRGPIQLSWNFNYGPAGKDIGFDGLNDPDIVSRDSLISFKTALWYWMNTCQPLLSSGQGFGATIRAINGPLECDGALPEPVSRRVQHYVQYCKQLGVDTGDNLTC; from the exons atgataaatttttcttcaagaattttgttgattttgttattaACATGTACTATAGCTATAATTATAATTCCAAAATTGGCTTCTACACAATATTGTGGATGTACAGAAGGATTGTGTTGCAGTAGATGGGGTTATTGTGGCAGTGGAAAAGCTTATTGTGGACAAGGTTGTCAAGGAGGGCCTTGTTATAATTCTTCAACCAAAAATTacaatcataatattaataacaataataataataataccaataGAGTTTCTGATATTGTTAGTGAATCATTTTTCAATGGAATTGCAAATCAAGCTGCTTCAAATTGTGAAGGCAAAGGATTTTACACGAGATCTGTATTTCTTGAAGCTTTAAAGTCTTATCCTGAATTCGCAACTATCGGTTTTTCTGATGATGATAATAAGCGCGAAATTGCTGCTTTCTTTGCTCATGTCACACATGAGACCGGAC AAATGTGTTACATAAATGAGATAAATGGTTCATCTAGGGACTATTGTGACATGACAAACTCAGAGTACCCCTGTGTTTCTGGCCAAAATTATTATGGTAGAGGACCAATACAACTATCATGGAACTTCAACTATGGTCCTGCTGGAAAAGACATCGGATTCGATGGGCTTAACGACCCCGATATTGTGTCTAGAGACAGTTTAATATCATTCAAAACTGCCCTGTGGTACTGGATGAACACTTGCCAACCTCTCTTAAGTTCTGGGCAAGGTTTCGGGGCAACGATTCGAGCTATTAATGGTCCTCTTGAGTGTGATGGTGCCCTTCCTGAGCCTGTGTCTAGAAGGGTTCAACATTATGTTCAGTATTGCAAACAACTTGGTGTAGATACTGGGGATAATCTCACTTGTTAG
- the SRP14 gene encoding signal recognition particle subunit SRP14 — protein MVRLQPDPFLNELTSMFERTTEHGSVWVTLKHSSDKSKAQRNKMKTAGETLEFKCLIRATDGKKNISTMVGAKDHQRFQASYAILLKARLTALKKRERKDKRKATDSDKKMDISKKKSAAAKAST, from the exons ATG GTGCGATTACAGCCAGACCCATTCCTCAATGAACTGACGAGTATGTTTGAGCGAACTACTGAGCATGGTTCCGTTTGGGTTACGCTTAAACACT CTTCTGATAAATCTAAAGCCCAACGGAATAAGATGAAGACAGCTGGTGAAACTCTTGAATTTAAGTGCCTCATCCGAGCAACTGATGGGAAAAAGAATATTTCCACAATG GTTGGAGCAAAAGATCACCAGCGTTTCCAAGCATCTTATGCAATTTTGCTGAAGGCCCGGTTGACTGCACTAAAGAAGAGGGAGAGGAAGGACAAGAGGAAGGCTACTGATTCTGACAAAAAGATGGATATTTCGAAAAAGAAATCTGCTGCTGCTAAAGCCTCTACATGA